The following nucleotide sequence is from Salinispirillum sp. LH 10-3-1.
TGTCGTTGACTGACATGGACCAAACGCCGTTCCAGGCTTTAGACGAAAACAACGCCTTTAACGCTGAAGGTATGCGCAAGCTGGCCGAAGTGATCGCCAAGTCGAAAAAAGACCGGGCCAACATCGACGCCGATGCTGATGTATCGGTGCGCCGCTCGGCGTTGGAAGTGGCGAAGCGCAAGCTGGATTTAGACCTTGAAGAAGAACAAGCGCGCATCGCACAGGTGCAGCAAATTGAAACCTTAAAAGCCGCGCAGCTGGCTGAGGTGGCGACGCGTAAAGCCGACAGCGAAAGGGCCGTGGCACAAGCGCGCATTGCGATGGAAAGCGCCATTCGCAGTGCCGATATTGAACGCGAGCGAGTGGTTCAGGAAGCCGAAGTGAAGCGTCAGTTGGCGTTAGAGCTGCTGGAGCGCGATCGCGACATCGAATTGCAAACCAAAGCACAAGAGGAAAGCCGCGCGCATGCACTGTCTGACGAAGCGCGGGCACTGGCCGTGCGTGCCGCCGAGCAAGTGAACACCGAGCAGGCCTTGGCCGAAGCGGAACGCTTGAAGCGACTGGCTGAAGTGAAAGCCGAGCAAGAAGCGGCGGTATCAAGTATTCGCGTGCGTATGGCGGCTGAAGCCGAGCGTATGGCGTCGGCGGACCGTGCCAAAGCGCGGGTTGCTGAGGCTACGGCAGAGAAAGAAAGTCGCGCTCTGCGCACCGAAGCCAGCAAGGCAGAGATGCTGGCCGAAGCCGAAGGTCGTGCGGCGATGGTATCGGCTGAAAACAATCTTAACGAGCAGGTCATTGCGATGAAGCTCGAAGAAGCGCGCTTGATCGCGTGGCCGAAAATCGTTGCTGAAATGGTGAAGCCTGCTGAGAAGATTGAATCCATCAAGATTCATCACATTACGGGCTTAGGGCAGCGTGAAAGTGGCCCGGTTGGCAGTGCGGAAAAGCCCGTCGTGAATCAGGCCTTGGACAGCATACTGGGTATGGCGGTGCAACTGCCCGCGTTGAAGAAGATTGGCGAAGAGTTGGGCTTGAGCGTGGATTCTAGCCTGGCATCGGTGCGTCAGACCGACAAGCAATAAACCGCCCTTAAGTGGCATTCTAAGCCCAGTGTGAGCGTCCTCACACTGGGCTTTTTGTTGCGTCTTTGTGCGCATTAACACGGTAACGACTAGCGTTGCACCGACGAGTGGTCAGCGATGGTGGCGGCCACCATACGAATGCATTCCAGCAAGAATTTTAATGGTTCCGACATTAGAGTTTCAGCCTGCCGAGTAAACCCGATGGGCCCCAGTACGTCGCGCGTATCCAAGGTGATTTCCGTTAAACTGCCTTCCGCGAAATCACGTACCACGACACCGCGGGAAATGATCCACACGGTATTCGAATCCATGGTGTAGGCGCGTGCGAAAGCGTGTGAGTTGGTTTCAATGCGGTCGTTGTTCAGCACAATGCCATGGCCGAGCAGAAATTTTTCTATCGACCGATGCACTACAGAGTCGTTGGAGGGCATGATCACCGGATAATCGCGCAAAAGGGTCAGCGGATTGCGCCGGTCCTGCAGTCCGGGGTGTGTCGGCTTCACAGCCAGGGTAATGAGTTCCAGGTAAAATTGTTCGAACACGAGCCCTTGCATCTGGTCGGGCTCGGCTAAGCGGCCAATCATCACATCCAGCTCGCCAACGCGCAGGCGATCTAATAACACCGGCGTGGGGCCTGTAGTGACATGCAGAGCTACGTCAGGCATGTGCATTTTGAACCCGGCCACCGCGGGTGGCAGTATGCGCGAGGCTACGGTCGGTAAAATGCCGATACGCAGCGGTGGGTGCTCTTCGGCTTGGGCGCGTTGCACGCCGATGATACCCTCTTGCAGCGCATTAGCACTGGCGAGGGCATGGCGTAAAAACACCTGCCCGGCTGGCGTCAGCACCACACCGCGCTTGTGCCGGTCGAATAACTCGGTACTCAGCATATCTTCGAGTTCTCGCAGCTTCTTCGACACCGCTGGCTGGCTCAGTGCGAGGTGATCCGCGGCCTTCACCACACCACCCTGTCGGACGGTTTCAATGAAGCATTGCAGGTGGCGAAATTTAATGCGGTTATCGATCATAGTGACATCACTTCGTAGTCTTCCTGCACCCTAACGACGCCACGGTTGTTTGGCAAGCAACGCTGTGTTTGGGCTCAGGGCCAAGCGGCGTAGGAAGTGTCGATCATTGGCTCGCTGGCGCGCACTGCACGTCGCCAGGCACCGGGCGCTGTCCCCGTATGGCGGCGGAAAAACCGATTAAAGTACGCTGGATCTTTGAAACCCAGCCCATAGGCCACCTCGGCGATGGACAGAGGGGAA
It contains:
- the pcaQ gene encoding pca operon transcription factor PcaQ, encoding MIDNRIKFRHLQCFIETVRQGGVVKAADHLALSQPAVSKKLRELEDMLSTELFDRHKRGVVLTPAGQVFLRHALASANALQEGIIGVQRAQAEEHPPLRIGILPTVASRILPPAVAGFKMHMPDVALHVTTGPTPVLLDRLRVGELDVMIGRLAEPDQMQGLVFEQFYLELITLAVKPTHPGLQDRRNPLTLLRDYPVIMPSNDSVVHRSIEKFLLGHGIVLNNDRIETNSHAFARAYTMDSNTVWIISRGVVVRDFAEGSLTEITLDTRDVLGPIGFTRQAETLMSEPLKFLLECIRMVAATIADHSSVQR
- a CDS encoding flotillin domain-containing protein, which translates into the protein MANAAVWIILGLIVLAIVIAILAKFYERGTREVSLVRTGVGGRKVVLDGGVLAIPYFHDVARVNMQTLRLEVKRQGNSSLITQDRLRVDVGVEFYLSVIPTAEGVAQAAQTLGNRTFQADKLRELIEGKLIDALRSVAATFSMDELHEKRGEFVGKVRSSLLESLERNGLALDSVSLTDMDQTPFQALDENNAFNAEGMRKLAEVIAKSKKDRANIDADADVSVRRSALEVAKRKLDLDLEEEQARIAQVQQIETLKAAQLAEVATRKADSERAVAQARIAMESAIRSADIERERVVQEAEVKRQLALELLERDRDIELQTKAQEESRAHALSDEARALAVRAAEQVNTEQALAEAERLKRLAEVKAEQEAAVSSIRVRMAAEAERMASADRAKARVAEATAEKESRALRTEASKAEMLAEAEGRAAMVSAENNLNEQVIAMKLEEARLIAWPKIVAEMVKPAEKIESIKIHHITGLGQRESGPVGSAEKPVVNQALDSILGMAVQLPALKKIGEELGLSVDSSLASVRQTDKQ